GCGATCACCGAACACGCCGCCGACGTCGACACCCCCTCGGAGATCACTCGATGACCGCCGCACGGCCCCGGATCACCCTGCGTACCGGCCCCGCGAACACGCGAATCCTCGGTCTGGGCAGCGCCCTCGGCAACCGCGTGGTCACCAACCACGATCTCGCCAAGACGATCGACACCTCCGACGAGTGGATTCGCGAGCGTGTCGGGATCATCAGCAGACGGCTCTCCGACCCGGAGCAGACGCTGGTCGGAATGGGCATCGAGGCCGGTTCCAAGGCGGTCGCCGACGCCGGGTTAGCCGCCGCCGAGATCGACACCCTCATCTTCGCCACCTGCACGATGCCCGGCCCGATCCCGAACGCCGCGGCGCAGACCGCCGACGCGATCGGCATCACGGCGGGCGCCGCCTTCGACCTCAACGCGGCCTGCGCGGGCTTCAGCTACGCGCTGGGCACCGCGTCCGACCTGATCCGAGGCGGGTCGTCACGTCGAGCACTGGTGATCGGCGCCGAGCGCTTCACCGACTGGGTCGACTGGGAGGACCGGGCGAACGCGATCATCTTCGGCGACGGGGCGGGTGCCGCGGTCGTCGGACCGGCCGACGAGCCGGGGATCGGCCCGGTGGTCTGGGGCAGTGCGGGCGACCTCGCGCAGACCATCCGGCTGCGCGACGGGCGATACATCTACCAGGAGGGTCAGTCGGTCTTCCGCTGGGCCACCACCAAGATCGCCCCGGTCGCCGAGGACGCGGTGGCGGCCGCGGGACTGACGCTGTCGGACATCGACGCGCTCGTGCCGCATCAGGCCAACCTCCGCATCGTCGAGGCGATCGCCAAGCGACTGCGGGCCAAGGGCGCACGGGAGGACCTGGTCGTCGCCAGGGACATCGTGCACACCGGCAACACCTCGGCCGCCTCCATCCCGATCGCGCTGGACCACATGCGCGCCGCGGGCGAGATCTCCCGAGGTGACGTGGTGCTGCTGGTCGGCTTCG
This genomic stretch from Actinoalloteichus hoggarensis harbors:
- a CDS encoding beta-ketoacyl-ACP synthase III, whose amino-acid sequence is MTAARPRITLRTGPANTRILGLGSALGNRVVTNHDLAKTIDTSDEWIRERVGIISRRLSDPEQTLVGMGIEAGSKAVADAGLAAAEIDTLIFATCTMPGPIPNAAAQTADAIGITAGAAFDLNAACAGFSYALGTASDLIRGGSSRRALVIGAERFTDWVDWEDRANAIIFGDGAGAAVVGPADEPGIGPVVWGSAGDLAQTIRLRDGRYIYQEGQSVFRWATTKIAPVAEDAVAAAGLTLSDIDALVPHQANLRIVEAIAKRLRAKGAREDLVVARDIVHTGNTSAASIPIALDHMRAAGEISRGDVVLLVGFGAGLSYAGQVVVCP